The following are encoded together in the Capsulimonas corticalis genome:
- the mfd gene encoding transcription-repair coupling factor — MDLRELPALVDDLPAYHELKKRIAAGGLTQIEGLPVAAKSFILAQLARELGHPIVVVTYNADQAARICADLARYGVEDDALVNLAASTETLVFAEGAPDLAVLGRRTAALQKLARGEARLVVGPIGAFLQRTVAPEALRDRSVTITVNESVEIADLEKTLAGFGYDRVEAVENPGQWTRRGGILDIFPGDSLRPFRIDFFGDDVESIRPFDVESQRSVGKVETLAVHAVREAPLTEDAVAEAVARLQRELPGRMAQLRKTNEEGRGAEHAERLEERIEADIAQLSSRTYFDQTEYYLPYLEPREMCALDYLPEGALLVLDEPNQAKARLEQIEKEVIEIAQTRAARGEWLTDETPHACGFSAVVSHAAKSPATVIFSLLGQKVDGLRASDPISTQSGAMESFAGRFPSFFEALDGWLGARFRVVLVTEQSQKIRELLADHKIPASPQDRLQPGGEGGVYVLDGSLLGGFKLAEAALMVATDTDIFGHRAHQKPKKRAFKEGLKLTSYLELREGDYVVHINHGIGYYAGITRLKSKDGAERDYLLLEYAGGDKVYVPTDQIDRVQKYIGSQESTPTVTRLNSGEWSRATKKAQKQVQEMAADLIKLYAARKAATGHSIAPDTPWQMEMEEAFPYQETPDQLAAIEDVKRDLEDDKPMDRLICGDVGYGKTEVAIRAAFKVVNAGRQVAVLCPTTILAQQHLVTFRERLAQYPVKIEMLSRFVSKAEADRTIKALAEGNVDIVVGTHKLLSKDVKFRNLGMLVVDEEQRFGVAHKERIKAIKKNVDVLTLTATPIPRTLHMSLSGIRDMSLIDDPPEGRQPIKTYVKEYDDELIREVILRELDRGGQVYYLHNRIESITHVAEHLRRLVSQATAEIAHGQMHEDDLEDVMLRFANKEFNILVCTTIVESGLDIPNVNTIIVDNADKLGLAQLYQLRGRVGRSKRQGYAYLLYRKDKILSEIAEKRLGALREFSDLGSGYKVAMRDLEIRGAGNLLGAAQSGTVATVGFDLYTQLLSQAINELKGEDMEADWELPNVALPLDAHIPPRYIPSEAERILIYKKLTAVRRMEDVARIQEELEDRYGDPPRSVWNLLATLRLRLRCLEVGIGNIVAEKRRVAIRFQGTHIPMDTIKKLARLYMQHQFLPDVVFLATPDTPARMLTAVEEMVEVLAKALPKDGQPGVVDSPKQPPRPVGRTGVRSASA, encoded by the coding sequence AGATCGAGGGGCTGCCGGTCGCGGCGAAGAGCTTTATCCTGGCGCAGCTCGCGCGCGAGCTGGGGCATCCGATTGTCGTTGTAACCTATAACGCCGACCAGGCGGCGCGGATCTGCGCGGATCTGGCTCGGTACGGGGTGGAGGACGACGCGCTTGTCAACCTCGCCGCATCCACCGAAACGCTGGTCTTCGCCGAAGGCGCGCCGGACCTTGCGGTCCTGGGACGGCGGACGGCGGCCCTGCAAAAGCTGGCGCGGGGCGAGGCGCGCCTGGTCGTCGGCCCGATCGGCGCGTTTCTCCAGCGCACCGTCGCTCCCGAAGCCCTGCGCGACCGCAGCGTGACGATCACGGTCAACGAAAGCGTCGAAATCGCGGACTTAGAAAAGACACTGGCGGGCTTTGGTTACGACCGCGTGGAAGCCGTGGAGAATCCGGGGCAGTGGACCCGGCGCGGCGGCATTCTGGACATCTTCCCCGGCGACTCCCTGCGCCCGTTCCGGATCGACTTCTTCGGCGATGACGTGGAAAGCATTCGCCCGTTTGATGTGGAATCCCAGCGCTCGGTCGGCAAGGTCGAGACATTAGCCGTCCACGCCGTGCGCGAAGCGCCGCTGACCGAGGACGCCGTCGCCGAGGCCGTTGCGCGTCTCCAGCGCGAACTGCCCGGGCGGATGGCGCAGCTGCGCAAGACCAACGAAGAGGGGCGCGGCGCCGAGCACGCGGAACGTCTGGAAGAGCGCATCGAAGCGGATATCGCGCAGCTCAGCTCCCGAACATATTTTGACCAGACGGAGTACTATCTCCCGTATCTGGAGCCGCGCGAGATGTGCGCCCTGGACTATTTGCCGGAAGGCGCGCTGCTGGTGCTCGACGAGCCGAACCAGGCGAAGGCGCGTCTGGAGCAGATCGAAAAGGAAGTGATCGAGATCGCCCAGACGCGCGCGGCGCGGGGCGAGTGGCTGACCGATGAAACTCCGCACGCCTGCGGCTTCAGCGCCGTTGTCTCGCACGCCGCGAAGTCTCCGGCCACGGTGATCTTCTCGCTGCTCGGGCAGAAAGTCGACGGCCTGCGCGCGTCCGACCCGATCTCCACGCAGTCGGGCGCGATGGAAAGCTTCGCCGGACGCTTCCCGTCGTTCTTTGAAGCGCTGGACGGCTGGCTCGGCGCCCGCTTCCGCGTCGTGCTCGTTACCGAGCAGTCCCAGAAGATCCGCGAGCTGCTCGCCGACCATAAGATCCCGGCGTCGCCGCAGGACCGCCTCCAGCCCGGAGGCGAGGGCGGGGTATACGTGCTGGACGGCAGCCTGCTCGGCGGCTTTAAGCTCGCCGAAGCCGCGCTGATGGTCGCGACCGACACCGATATCTTCGGCCACCGCGCTCATCAGAAGCCCAAGAAGCGCGCTTTCAAAGAAGGTCTCAAACTTACCTCCTATCTGGAGCTGCGCGAGGGCGACTATGTCGTCCACATCAACCATGGCATCGGATATTACGCGGGCATTACGCGGCTGAAAAGCAAGGACGGCGCCGAGCGGGATTATCTGCTGCTGGAGTATGCCGGCGGCGACAAGGTCTATGTCCCGACGGATCAAATCGACCGAGTCCAGAAGTACATCGGCTCCCAGGAATCCACGCCCACCGTCACGCGCCTGAACAGCGGCGAGTGGTCCCGCGCGACCAAGAAGGCGCAGAAGCAAGTCCAGGAGATGGCGGCGGACCTGATCAAGCTCTACGCCGCGCGCAAGGCCGCGACCGGCCACTCCATCGCCCCGGACACGCCGTGGCAAATGGAGATGGAGGAGGCGTTCCCGTATCAAGAGACGCCCGATCAGCTCGCCGCCATCGAAGACGTGAAGCGCGACCTGGAAGACGACAAACCGATGGATCGCCTGATCTGCGGCGATGTCGGCTACGGCAAGACCGAGGTCGCGATCCGGGCCGCCTTCAAAGTCGTCAACGCCGGCCGCCAGGTCGCCGTGCTCTGCCCGACGACGATTCTGGCTCAGCAGCATCTCGTCACGTTCCGCGAGCGGCTGGCCCAGTACCCCGTCAAGATCGAGATGCTTTCGCGATTCGTCTCCAAGGCCGAGGCGGACCGGACGATCAAGGCGCTGGCCGAGGGCAATGTCGATATCGTCGTCGGCACCCACAAACTGCTCAGCAAGGACGTGAAGTTCCGTAATCTGGGAATGCTGGTGGTCGACGAGGAACAGCGCTTCGGCGTCGCGCACAAAGAGCGCATCAAGGCGATCAAGAAGAATGTGGATGTGCTGACGCTGACCGCGACGCCCATCCCCAGAACGCTGCACATGTCGCTTTCCGGCATCCGTGATATGAGTCTGATCGACGATCCGCCGGAAGGCCGCCAGCCGATCAAGACATATGTCAAAGAGTACGACGACGAACTGATCCGTGAAGTGATCCTTCGCGAGCTCGACCGGGGCGGACAGGTCTACTATCTGCACAACCGGATCGAAAGCATCACGCACGTCGCCGAGCATCTGCGCCGCCTCGTTTCGCAAGCGACCGCCGAGATCGCGCACGGCCAGATGCATGAGGACGACCTGGAAGACGTGATGCTGCGCTTTGCAAACAAGGAGTTCAACATTCTCGTTTGTACGACGATCGTCGAGAGCGGCCTGGACATCCCGAACGTCAACACCATCATCGTGGACAACGCCGACAAGCTCGGCCTCGCGCAACTCTACCAGCTGCGCGGCCGCGTCGGCCGCTCCAAGCGGCAGGGTTACGCCTATCTGCTTTACCGGAAAGACAAAATTCTCTCCGAAATCGCGGAAAAGCGCCTGGGCGCCCTGCGCGAGTTCTCCGACCTCGGCTCGGGATACAAAGTCGCCATGCGCGACCTCGAAATCCGCGGCGCCGGCAACCTGCTCGGCGCCGCCCAATCGGGGACTGTGGCGACGGTTGGCTTCGATCTCTATACGCAGCTGCTCTCACAGGCGATCAACGAGCTGAAGGGCGAGGATATGGAAGCCGATTGGGAGCTTCCGAATGTCGCGCTGCCGCTCGACGCGCACATCCCGCCGCGTTACATCCCGAGCGAAGCCGAGCGCATCCTGATCTACAAGAAGCTCACCGCCGTCCGCCGCATGGAGGATGTCGCGCGCATTCAAGAGGAGCTCGAAGACCGCTACGGCGATCCCCCGCGCTCCGTCTGGAACCTGCTCGCCACCCTGCGCCTGCGTCTGCGCTGCCTGGAAGTCGGCATCGGCAATATCGTCGCCGAAAAACGCCGCGTCGCGATTCGTTTTCAGGGAACCCACATCCCGATGGACACGATCAAGAAACTGGCCCGCCTCTACATGCAGCACCAGTTCCTCCCCGACGTCGTCTTCCTCGCGACCCCCGACACTCCCGCCCGCATGCTCACAGCGGTGGAAGAAATGGTCGAAGTCCTCGCCAAAGCCCTCCCCAAAGACGGCCAGCCCGGCGTCGTCGACTCCCCCAAACAGCCCCCGCGCCCCGTCGGAAGAACCGGCGTACGCAGCGCGTCGGCGTAA